Below is a window of Vicugna pacos chromosome 20, VicPac4, whole genome shotgun sequence DNA.
AGTCTTTAGCTTTTTCataagtttgtattttttttcacacGGTAGGCCTCCACTGTTAGCGCTCTTGGAATAATAGCATTCATTACCATCGTTGTTACAACCAAGCTTGGATTACTGTATCTGGacatctgctttaacttttgTACTACCAGGTAGTGATAAAAGCACCTTTTAGTAAGCATGTTAAAAACAATTCTTCCTTAAGGGCAAATTTTTCAAGATGCAGTATTTATTATCTTCCACAGACACTCCCAGTGGGTTCTGTGCATCATTCACAGAAAAATCCCAACGTCCCAAAACAGGCTTCGGTTTGACAAAAAGTTACTTAAACTAAAACTAACTTCCACATAAGGATCTACATAATTAAGTCAACTTAATATCCTGTAGACCCAATGACTTTGAAAGTTAGTGTAACGTAAGAGTCATTTATGTTGACAAAGCCTCCTAAAAGCCAATTCTGAAATATGAAAAGAGGTGAGGGAGATATCTTAGAACTGAAGAGAAGTATCAGGACTGTCCCTCATTATACTAAGCAAAAGGTAAAATAGTGAGAAATGCAAGAAGTCGTGTCACCTTTTTTTATGACGATAGAAGTGGCTCTGAAAAGAGCCGTTTATTCTATTGTTTCCAAACTTGGTCCTTATTTGGCCTTATGGTGGCTCTCAGTCTTCTTGGGCAGCAGCACGGCCTGGATATTAGGCAGGACGCCACCCTGAGCGATGGTGACTTTACCCAGCAGCTTGTTGAGCTCCTCGTCGTTGCGGATGGCCAGTTGCAAGTGGCGCGGGATGATGCGCGTCTTCTTGTTGTCGCGGGCCGCGTTGCCCGCCAGCTCCAGGATCTCGGCCGTCAGGTACTCCAGCACCGCCGCCAGGTACACCGGCGCGCCGGCCCCGACCCGCTCGGCGTAGTTGCCCTTGCGGAGCAGGCGGTGCACTCGGCCCACGGGGAACTGGAgcccagcccgcgaggagcgggTCTTGGCCTTGGCGCGAGCCTTGCCGCCCTGCTTACCACGTCCGGACATGGTTCAGAATCAACGCCTGCTGCCTAGGAAGATGCGGACAGGAATACTGAAACGCATATTTTATAGGCCCTGCTGGGCGCGAAAACGGAAGCCGTAAGATTGGCTAGTATTTTGCTTTCACTTGAGCCAATGGAAACGCGACTCCGTAGGATGTGCAGCTCGATTGGGCGAAACTGACATGTGACGTCACGCGAGAATAACCACCAATCACCAGACACCCTAACTCCACCTCATTTGCATAAACCGTTGTCATTAAAAAGGTGCCTTTCGCTTTCCGCTCATTCATTTCGGTTTTTACCGTTGGTGTTCACCATGCCTGAGCCAGCCAAGTCCGCTCCAGCCCCGAAGAAGGGCTCCAAGAAGGCAGTGACCAAGGCGCAGAAGAAGGACGGCAAGAAGCGCAAGCGCAGCCGCAAGGAGAGCTACTCCGTGTACGTGTACAAGGTGCTGAAGCAGGTCCACCCGGACACCGGCATCTCGTCCAAGGCCATGGGCATCATGAACTCGTTCGTCAACGACATCTTCGAGCGCATCGCGGGCGAGGCGTCGCGCCTGGCGCACTACAACAAGCGCTCGACCATCACTTCCCGGGAGATCCAGACGGCCGTgcgcctgctgctgcctggggagCTGGCCAAGCACGCTGTGTCCGAGGGCACCAAGGCTGTCACCAAGTACACCAGCTCCAAGTAAGTAAGTCCGCCAACTACCCACGAcccaaaggctcttttcagagccacCTACACTTGTCAAAAAAGAGCTGTTGCGGTTTGCCTTCTAGCTCTGTATGTGTTGTCTTCCTGTGGGAATTGTGGATGATACTTGAAAAAATAATGCCACCCAAATTTGGTGTTTTTTGACATGTTCAGATgagtatacttaaaatttttttgtgtgagCATTTCTGATATCAATAACCGTCTGGATTCATCTAGTCCCTCTCCCCATGTCTTGACTGGATAGCCGCAATGTCTGAAAACTTTTCAACCAGGGAAATCCCGAGTCACTGGACTGCGGTTTGCTAACGTTTTTTTCTTTAGATACTGTATCAGTTTGTAGTATCTAAGTAACTAAGCCTTCCAGCCGCAAGAAGTGATCTGAACAGTTTTCTAGctccttaaaagaaaaagtacCCCAGACGAATGCTTTTACAAGCGAAACCGGAAATACGAAACACAATGTAATCAGCCGTATTAGCCAGAGGGTGCCTCCCTGGCGTTTGAGAACACAATGTCCATAGACAGGTCCCTGTAGGTTATGGCTTCATAATCACCtttatattatttctaatataaaCCTTCAGCATCCAGAGGGTCTCTTGTAGATGAGATAAGTAACGCGCTTCATTCCACCGCACCTGGCCAGGTGCGGGATGGCGGACTGGGTGATGCCCTGAGAGTAGCCACGCAGGACCTTAAGGTAGTGCTTAGTACCATTCTTACCCAAGTTCCTCTCCGCCTTTCTAAGGTCTTGTCATGTTGAGACTATAGATAGAAGGAAACTCGAAAgacaaacttagaaaaaaaaacgTATtcatggggagagggggggaaaaaAGTCCAGCTGTTTGTTTGAATTCTTCGGACCTAGTTGAAAACTAGAGAAATGCGGGCGGGAAAGACTCAGTTCAACCGTCTTCCTTGTTCCAAAGGTTGGGGAGGAGGTACCAGCCAAGGCTGCTCCCAAAGTAACTGAGACCTTGGGTAAGGTGAGGCTTACTGTGCTGTGCccatggaaggaagaaaaggttCTGTGGAGTCAGAGATGTGAGTATGTTTGGCAAGAAATAGGATTAATCAGTGAAGGTGGTTCTCCATTTACTACTTGCCAAACTACAGATGTAGGCATAAGGTGTATTAGCTCGCAGCCCATTATTATAATGTGgacaaagaatgttgcctaccatttcagtaaacaatgTTGCCTGCCATCAGCCATTGCAGCCACCCTCTATGGTGTGCTCTggggggaattcaggatggaggaaaaccagacactggccctagatagttaaggtgcatatcaaaagaataatttcagtgagcccagactcctgCATCTTCCCATAGATGGAAAAGCACTAATATCATTAACTTAAGATGTCTgcttttttgtgattagcaggaATCTCTTGATgtttgattacttttttttttccagcaaaagtttctttatattctggctcctcctttacctctttggaacagttcctcagaactATCTGAGAGTCTGTCTCTTGGGCTATGCTCTTCCATAAAATccctgaataaaatataaattgca
It encodes the following:
- the LOC140687764 gene encoding histone H2A type 1-H, producing MSGRGKQGGKARAKAKTRSSRAGLQFPVGRVHRLLRKGNYAERVGAGAPVYLAAVLEYLTAEILELAGNAARDNKKTRIIPRHLQLAIRNDEELNKLLGKVTIAQGGVLPNIQAVLLPKKTESHHKAK
- the LOC102533531 gene encoding histone H2B type 1-C/E/F/G/I isoform X2; protein product: MPEPAKSAPAPKKGSKKAVTKAQKKDGKKRKRSRKESYSVYVYKVLKQVHPDTGISSKAMGIMNSFVNDIFERIAGEASRLAHYNKRSTITSREIQTAVRLLLPGELAKHAVSEGTKAVTKYTSSK
- the LOC102533531 gene encoding histone H2B type 1-C/E/F/G/I isoform X1 encodes the protein MPEPAKSAPAPKKGSKKAVTKAQKKDGKKRKRSRKESYSVYVYKVLKQVHPDTGISSKAMGIMNSFVNDIFERIAGEASRLAHYNKRSTITSREIQTAVRLLLPGELAKHAVSEGTKAVTKYTSSKF